The proteins below are encoded in one region of Streptomyces marianii:
- a CDS encoding endo alpha-1,4 polygalactosaminidase, which produces MSLPARTRGLLLPLMALLLLAGCTSVPDDPAPPRTTRWLPGPGTPWQWQLSGRLDRDVDVPVYDIDGFEHPRSTVADLQRRGRKVICYLSTGAWEEFRPDAARFPRELLGKGNGWPGERWLDIRRTDVLEPLMAERFDMCRDKGFDAVEPDNMDGYANDTGFPLTAGDQLRYNRLIARMAHERGMSVGLKNDLDQIPELVGDFDFAVNEQCAQYAECAALTPFVEAGKAVFHVEYEVPAGRFCPQARRLGLSSMLKRYELDAWRRPC; this is translated from the coding sequence ATGAGCCTTCCCGCCCGGACGAGAGGCCTGCTGCTGCCGCTCATGGCCCTGCTGCTGCTCGCCGGCTGCACCTCCGTCCCGGACGACCCCGCGCCGCCGCGCACCACCCGCTGGCTGCCGGGGCCCGGCACGCCGTGGCAGTGGCAGCTCAGCGGCCGGCTGGACCGGGACGTGGACGTCCCGGTGTACGACATCGACGGCTTCGAGCACCCGAGGTCCACGGTCGCCGACCTCCAGCGGCGCGGCCGGAAGGTGATCTGCTACCTGTCCACCGGCGCCTGGGAGGAGTTCCGCCCCGATGCCGCGCGGTTCCCCCGGGAACTGCTCGGCAAGGGGAACGGCTGGCCGGGGGAGCGCTGGCTCGACATCCGCCGCACGGACGTGCTGGAGCCGCTGATGGCCGAGCGCTTCGACATGTGCCGGGACAAGGGCTTCGACGCGGTCGAGCCCGACAACATGGACGGCTACGCCAACGACACCGGCTTCCCCCTCACCGCCGGCGACCAGCTCCGCTACAACCGGCTGATCGCCCGGATGGCCCATGAGCGGGGGATGTCGGTCGGGCTGAAGAACGACCTGGACCAGATCCCCGAGCTCGTCGGCGACTTCGACTTCGCCGTCAACGAACAGTGTGCGCAGTACGCGGAGTGTGCGGCGCTGACGCCGTTCGTCGAGGCGGGCAAGGCCGTCTTCCATGTCGAGTACGAGGTGCCGGCCGGCCGCTTCTGCCCCCAGGCGCGGCGGCTCGGACTGAGTTCGATGCTGAAGCGCTACGAACTGGACGCCTGGCGCCGGCCCTGCTGA
- the sucB gene encoding 2-oxoglutarate dehydrogenase, E2 component, dihydrolipoamide succinyltransferase encodes MPVSVTLPALGESVTEGTVTRWLKAEGERVEADEPLLEVSTDKVDTEIPAPASGVLSSIKVAEDETVEVGAELAVIDDGSGAAAAAPQPAAEQAQAPAPEPEQAAPAAEQAAPAPAPTAEAAAGGGGAEGTDVVLPALGESVTEGTVTRWLKEVGEEVTEDEPLLEVSTDKVDTEIPAPTSGVLLEIVVGEDETAEVGAKLAVIGAPGAAPAAPAAAAPAPAQPAAAPAPAAPAQPAAPAPAQPAPAAAPAQPAAPAPAAPAQPAPAAAAAPAPAPAATAVDEGAYVTPLVRKLAAESGVDLSSVKGTGVGGRIRKQDVVAAAEAAKAAAPAPAAAAPAAGKAPAGVSTEPSPLRGQTVKMTRMRKVIGDNMMKALHGQAQLSSVVEVDVTRLMKLRTQAKDGFAAREGVKLSPMPFFVKAAAQALKAHPVVNARINEDEGTITYFDSENIGIAVDSEKGLMTPVIKGAGDLNLAGIAKATADLAGKVRGNKITPDELAGATFTISNTGSRGALFDTIIVPPNQVAILGIGATVKRPAVIETPEGTVIGVRDMTYLTLSYDHRLVDGADAARYLTTVKAILEAGEFEVELGL; translated from the coding sequence ATGCCGGTTTCCGTAACCCTCCCGGCGCTCGGCGAGAGCGTCACCGAGGGCACCGTCACCCGCTGGCTGAAGGCCGAGGGCGAGCGCGTCGAGGCCGACGAGCCGCTGCTCGAGGTGTCGACCGACAAGGTCGACACCGAGATCCCCGCACCGGCCTCCGGCGTCCTGTCGTCCATCAAGGTCGCCGAGGACGAGACCGTCGAGGTCGGCGCCGAGCTGGCCGTCATCGACGACGGCTCGGGTGCGGCGGCCGCCGCCCCGCAGCCCGCCGCCGAGCAGGCCCAGGCCCCCGCCCCCGAGCCGGAACAGGCCGCCCCGGCCGCGGAGCAGGCCGCGCCCGCTCCGGCCCCGACCGCCGAGGCCGCCGCCGGTGGCGGCGGCGCCGAGGGCACCGACGTCGTCCTGCCCGCACTGGGCGAGTCGGTCACCGAGGGCACCGTGACCCGCTGGCTGAAGGAGGTCGGCGAGGAGGTCACGGAGGACGAGCCCCTGCTCGAGGTCTCCACCGACAAGGTCGACACCGAGATCCCCGCACCGACCTCCGGCGTGCTGCTGGAGATCGTGGTCGGCGAGGACGAGACCGCCGAGGTCGGAGCGAAGCTCGCCGTCATCGGCGCCCCGGGTGCCGCACCGGCCGCCCCCGCGGCCGCCGCCCCGGCTCCGGCGCAGCCCGCCGCGGCCCCGGCTCCCGCGGCCCCGGCCCAGCCGGCCGCTCCGGCCCCCGCGCAGCCCGCGCCCGCCGCCGCCCCGGCCCAGCCGGCCGCTCCGGCTCCCGCGGCCCCGGCGCAGCCCGCCCCCGCCGCTGCCGCCGCCCCGGCCCCGGCTCCCGCCGCGACGGCCGTGGACGAGGGTGCCTACGTCACCCCGCTGGTCCGCAAGCTGGCGGCCGAGAGCGGTGTGGACCTGTCCTCGGTCAAGGGCACCGGTGTCGGCGGCCGTATCCGCAAGCAGGACGTGGTCGCCGCCGCCGAGGCCGCGAAGGCCGCCGCGCCGGCTCCGGCCGCCGCCGCTCCGGCCGCCGGGAAGGCCCCGGCCGGTGTCTCGACCGAGCCGTCCCCGCTGCGCGGCCAGACCGTCAAGATGACCCGTATGCGCAAGGTCATCGGCGACAACATGATGAAGGCGCTCCACGGCCAGGCCCAGCTGTCGTCGGTCGTCGAGGTCGACGTCACGCGGCTGATGAAGCTGCGCACCCAGGCCAAGGACGGGTTCGCGGCGCGGGAGGGCGTCAAGCTCTCCCCGATGCCGTTCTTCGTCAAGGCCGCGGCCCAGGCGCTGAAGGCCCACCCGGTCGTCAACGCCCGGATCAACGAGGACGAGGGCACCATCACCTACTTCGACTCGGAGAACATCGGCATCGCCGTGGACTCCGAGAAGGGCCTGATGACCCCGGTCATCAAGGGTGCGGGCGACCTCAACCTGGCCGGTATCGCCAAGGCCACCGCCGACCTGGCGGGCAAGGTCCGCGGCAACAAGATCACGCCGGACGAGCTGGCCGGTGCGACCTTCACGATCAGCAACACCGGTTCGCGCGGTGCGCTGTTCGACACGATCATCGTGCCGCCGAACCAGGTCGCGATCCTGGGCATCGGCGCCACGGTGAAGCGTCCGGCCGTCATCGAGACGCCCGAGGGCACCGTCATCGGCGTCCGCGACATGACGTACCTGACGCTCTCCTACGACCACCGTCTGGTGGACGGCGCCGACGCCGCCCGCTACCTGACCACGGTCAAGGCGATCCTCGAGGCCGGTGAGTTCGAGGTCGAGCTCGGCCTCTGA
- a CDS encoding bifunctional adenosylcobinamide kinase/adenosylcobinamide-phosphate guanylyltransferase, protein MELTLLGTGAPTGLPRPDCTCAVCAAARGDRARAATALLVDSALLLDLTPGAALAAARAGHSLVGVRQVLLSHPHSGPAVELPAGLPSAGRVPDGQELTLISGHRVRAVALDSPGTGYEVTSPDGERLLYLPPGGAPAGATDGDPLPYDMVVADVLGRPDGLAKLRARGAVGPATDIVAVHIDHDVPPGPELDRRLAAAGARTAPDGTTLYVGEYQDVPDVPRRTLVTGGARSGKSLEAERRLESFPDVVYVATGGTRGSDTEWAERVAAHRERRPGSWRTVETCDLVPLLAENGPPLLIDCLALWLTDAMDQVGAWDDERWEAVGRAALRHRTTALVEALRATRRTVVAVTNEVGSGVVPATSSGRRFRDELGRLNAAFASECEHVLLVVAGQALPLR, encoded by the coding sequence GTGGAACTGACTCTGCTCGGCACCGGAGCCCCCACCGGACTCCCCCGCCCCGACTGCACCTGTGCCGTCTGCGCCGCCGCCCGCGGCGACCGGGCGCGCGCCGCGACGGCCCTGCTCGTGGACAGCGCACTGCTGCTCGACCTGACGCCCGGTGCCGCGCTGGCGGCGGCTCGCGCGGGCCATTCGCTCGTGGGCGTACGCCAGGTGCTCCTGTCGCACCCGCACAGCGGGCCCGCCGTGGAACTGCCCGCGGGGCTGCCGTCGGCGGGGCGGGTGCCGGACGGCCAGGAACTGACGCTGATCAGCGGGCACCGGGTGCGGGCGGTGGCGCTGGACTCTCCGGGCACGGGCTACGAGGTCACCTCGCCCGACGGGGAGCGGCTGCTGTACCTGCCGCCCGGCGGGGCACCGGCCGGTGCCACGGACGGCGATCCCCTCCCGTACGACATGGTCGTCGCCGATGTGCTGGGGCGGCCGGACGGACTGGCGAAGCTGCGGGCGCGGGGTGCGGTCGGGCCGGCGACCGACATCGTCGCCGTCCACATCGACCACGACGTCCCGCCCGGCCCCGAACTCGACCGGCGGCTGGCGGCGGCGGGCGCCCGTACCGCACCGGACGGGACGACGCTGTACGTGGGCGAGTACCAGGACGTGCCGGACGTGCCCCGGCGGACCCTCGTCACCGGTGGGGCGCGGTCCGGGAAGTCGCTGGAGGCGGAGCGGCGGCTGGAGTCCTTCCCCGACGTGGTGTACGTGGCGACGGGCGGGACGCGCGGCAGCGACACGGAGTGGGCGGAGCGGGTCGCGGCCCACCGCGAACGCCGGCCGGGGAGTTGGCGGACCGTGGAGACCTGCGACCTCGTCCCGCTGCTGGCCGAGAACGGCCCTCCGCTGCTCATCGACTGCCTGGCGCTGTGGCTGACGGACGCGATGGACCAGGTGGGCGCCTGGGACGACGAGCGCTGGGAGGCGGTCGGCCGTGCGGCCCTGCGCCATCGCACGACCGCGCTCGTCGAGGCTCTGCGCGCCACGCGCCGCACGGTCGTCGCCGTCACCAACGAGGTCGGTTCGGGCGTCGTCCCCGCGACCTCCTCGGGCCGCCGCTTCCGGGACGAACTGGGCCGTCTGAACGCCGCGTTCGCCTCCGAGTGCGAGCACGTGCTGCTGGTGGTGGCGGGGCAGGCGCTGCCGCTCCGGTGA
- the cobT gene encoding nicotinate-nucleotide--dimethylbenzimidazole phosphoribosyltransferase gives MNLDDFSDLIERPDSGVRRDAEERRERLAVPPGALGRLDELGEWLSAAQGAVPVRAVERPRVVLFAGDHGVAELGVSGRAAGSAHELVRSVLDGASPVAVLARRMGVPVRVVDAGLDCDPDLLPEDVVRHRVRRGSGRIDVEDALTPEEAERAVRLGVAIADEEADAGTDLVVLGDLSVGGTTPASALVAALCGTDASVVTGRGGAGIDDLAWMRKCAAIRDSLRRARPVLGDQLALLTAVGGADLAATTGFLLQAAVRRMPVILDGVVSAACALVAQRAAFRAPDWWLAGQVSGEPAQAKALDRMALEPLLEHGVTVGEGTGALLALPLVQAAAALAAELPERPAGSGSDAGEATPAEAGSGSVAAGDGEAR, from the coding sequence CTGAATCTCGACGACTTCTCCGATCTGATCGAGCGCCCGGACAGCGGTGTGCGGCGCGATGCCGAGGAACGCCGGGAGCGGCTGGCCGTACCGCCGGGTGCCCTGGGGCGGCTGGACGAACTGGGTGAGTGGCTGTCGGCGGCGCAGGGTGCCGTACCGGTTCGGGCCGTCGAGCGGCCCCGGGTGGTGCTGTTCGCCGGAGACCACGGGGTGGCGGAACTGGGTGTGTCCGGCCGTGCGGCGGGCTCGGCGCACGAACTCGTGCGGTCCGTGCTGGACGGTGCGAGCCCGGTCGCGGTGCTGGCCCGGCGGATGGGCGTGCCGGTGCGGGTCGTGGACGCCGGTCTGGACTGCGACCCCGACCTGCTTCCGGAGGACGTCGTCCGGCACCGGGTGCGGCGCGGAAGCGGCCGGATCGACGTCGAGGACGCACTCACCCCCGAGGAGGCCGAGCGGGCCGTACGTCTCGGCGTGGCGATCGCCGACGAGGAGGCCGACGCCGGCACCGACCTGGTCGTGCTCGGCGACCTCAGCGTCGGCGGTACGACGCCCGCCTCCGCTCTGGTGGCCGCGCTGTGCGGTACGGACGCTTCCGTCGTCACCGGCCGCGGCGGCGCAGGCATCGACGACCTGGCGTGGATGCGCAAGTGTGCGGCGATCCGCGACTCACTGCGCCGGGCCCGGCCCGTGCTGGGCGACCAGTTGGCCCTGCTGACGGCCGTGGGCGGCGCGGATCTGGCCGCGACGACCGGCTTCCTGCTGCAGGCGGCGGTCCGCCGGATGCCGGTGATCCTGGACGGGGTCGTGTCGGCCGCGTGCGCCCTCGTCGCCCAGCGGGCGGCGTTCCGGGCGCCGGACTGGTGGCTCGCGGGGCAGGTCAGCGGGGAGCCGGCCCAGGCGAAGGCGCTCGACCGGATGGCTCTGGAGCCGCTCCTGGAGCACGGGGTCACGGTCGGGGAGGGCACCGGCGCCCTGCTCGCCCTCCCCCTCGTCCAGGCGGCCGCCGCGCTCGCCGCGGAGCTGCCCGAGCGCCCGGCCGGCAGCGGGAGCGACGCCGGGGAGGCCACCCCGGCCGAGGCGGGGAGCGGAAGCGTGGCCGCCGGCGACGGCGAGGCCCGCTGA
- a CDS encoding adenosylcobinamide-GDP ribazoletransferase yields MSSLNTDGPVGLRFAFGTLTVLPVRVTRWDRDAARSGMRWAPLAGLAVGLCAAAAGGMLLLLGAGPLLAAVASAAVPAVLTRGLHLDGLADTADGLGSGKPAEDALRIMKRSDIGPFGVITLLFVLLAQVSALYELYGRGWAYGATAAATAGVVARLALTLASRTGVPAARPEGLGAMVAATVPVRQALAVTLVVAAVCAAWGTLPGGYGPLRLALTVLAGTAAAELLLRHCVRRFGGVTGDVFGGIAETAATAVLLALVVGSPW; encoded by the coding sequence GTGAGCTCCCTCAACACAGACGGACCCGTGGGCCTGCGGTTCGCCTTCGGCACCCTCACGGTGCTGCCGGTGCGCGTGACCCGCTGGGACCGCGACGCGGCACGTTCCGGAATGCGCTGGGCCCCGCTCGCCGGGCTCGCCGTCGGCCTCTGTGCGGCGGCCGCCGGCGGGATGCTCCTGCTGCTCGGCGCGGGCCCGCTGCTCGCCGCGGTCGCCTCCGCCGCCGTGCCCGCCGTGCTCACCCGCGGTCTGCATCTGGACGGACTCGCCGACACCGCCGACGGCCTGGGCAGCGGCAAGCCCGCCGAGGACGCGCTGAGGATCATGAAGCGGTCGGACATCGGCCCGTTCGGGGTGATCACCCTGCTGTTCGTGCTGCTGGCCCAGGTCTCGGCGCTGTACGAACTCTACGGGCGCGGCTGGGCGTACGGGGCGACGGCGGCGGCCACCGCCGGAGTCGTGGCCCGACTGGCGCTGACGCTCGCTTCCCGCACCGGCGTCCCCGCAGCCCGCCCGGAGGGGCTGGGCGCGATGGTCGCCGCCACCGTCCCGGTGCGGCAGGCGCTGGCGGTCACCCTCGTGGTCGCCGCCGTCTGCGCCGCCTGGGGAACGCTGCCGGGCGGGTACGGGCCGCTGCGGCTCGCGCTGACCGTACTCGCCGGGACCGCCGCCGCCGAACTGCTGCTGCGGCACTGCGTCCGGCGCTTCGGCGGGGTCACGGGCGACGTGTTCGGGGGGATCGCGGAGACGGCGGCCACCGCGGTGCTGCTCGCGCTCGTCGTCGGGTCGCCCTGGTAG
- the lpdA gene encoding dihydrolipoyl dehydrogenase translates to MANDASTVFDLVILGGGSGGYAAALRGAQLGLDVALIEKDKVGGTCLHRGCIPTKALLHAGEIADQARESEQFGVKATFEGIDVPAVHKYKDEVISGLYKGLQGLVASRKVTYIEGEGRLSSPTSVDVNGRRVEGRHVLLATGSVPKSLPGLTIDGNRIISSDHALVLDRVPKSAIVLGGGVIGVEFASAWKSFGTDITIIEALKHLVPVEDENSSKLLERAFRKRGIKFNLGTFFEKAEYTEDGVRVTLADGKTFEAEVLLVAVGRGPVSQGLGYEEQGVAMDRGYVLVDEYMRTNVPTISAVGDLVPTLQLAHVGFAEGILVAERLAGLKTVPIDYDGVPKVTYCHPEVASVGLSEAKAKEVYGADKVVALKYNLAGNGKSKILKTAGEVKLVQVKDGAVVGVHMVGDRMGEQVGEAQLIYNWEALPAEVAQLVHAHPTQSEALGEAHLALAGKPLHSHD, encoded by the coding sequence GTGGCGAACGACGCCAGCACCGTTTTCGACCTAGTGATCCTCGGCGGTGGCAGCGGTGGTTACGCCGCGGCCCTGCGCGGAGCTCAGCTGGGCCTGGACGTCGCCCTGATCGAGAAGGACAAGGTCGGCGGCACCTGCCTGCACCGCGGATGCATTCCCACCAAGGCCCTGCTGCACGCCGGCGAGATCGCCGACCAGGCCCGCGAGAGCGAGCAGTTCGGCGTCAAGGCCACTTTCGAGGGCATCGACGTCCCGGCCGTGCACAAGTACAAGGACGAGGTGATCTCCGGGCTGTACAAGGGCCTGCAGGGTCTGGTCGCCTCCCGCAAGGTCACGTACATCGAGGGCGAGGGCCGGCTGTCCTCCCCGACGTCCGTCGACGTCAACGGCCGCAGGGTCGAGGGGCGCCACGTCCTCCTCGCCACCGGTTCGGTGCCGAAGTCGCTGCCCGGCCTGACCATCGACGGCAACCGGATCATCTCCTCCGACCACGCGCTGGTCCTGGACCGCGTGCCGAAGTCCGCGATCGTCCTGGGCGGCGGCGTCATCGGTGTCGAGTTCGCCTCGGCCTGGAAGTCCTTCGGCACCGACATCACGATCATCGAGGCCCTGAAGCACCTCGTCCCGGTCGAGGACGAGAACAGCTCGAAGCTCCTCGAGCGGGCCTTCCGCAAGCGCGGCATCAAGTTCAACCTCGGCACCTTCTTCGAGAAGGCCGAGTACACCGAGGACGGCGTGCGGGTCACCCTCGCCGACGGCAAGACCTTCGAGGCCGAGGTGCTGCTGGTCGCCGTCGGCCGCGGCCCGGTCTCCCAGGGCCTGGGCTACGAGGAGCAGGGCGTCGCGATGGACCGCGGCTACGTCCTGGTCGACGAGTACATGCGCACGAACGTGCCCACCATCTCGGCCGTCGGCGACCTCGTCCCGACCCTCCAGCTCGCGCACGTCGGGTTCGCCGAGGGCATCCTGGTGGCGGAGCGCCTGGCCGGTCTGAAGACCGTCCCGATCGACTACGACGGCGTGCCGAAGGTGACGTACTGCCACCCCGAGGTCGCCTCCGTGGGCCTGTCCGAGGCCAAGGCCAAGGAGGTGTACGGCGCGGACAAGGTCGTCGCTCTGAAGTACAACCTGGCGGGCAACGGCAAGAGCAAGATCCTGAAGACCGCCGGCGAGGTCAAGCTCGTCCAGGTCAAGGACGGTGCCGTGGTCGGCGTCCACATGGTCGGTGACCGTATGGGCGAGCAGGTCGGCGAGGCCCAGCTGATCTACAACTGGGAGGCTCTGCCGGCCGAGGTCGCGCAGCTCGTCCACGCGCACCCGACGCAGAGCGAGGCGCTCGGCGAGGCCCACCTGGCCCTGGCCGGCAAGCCCCTCCACTCCCACGACTGA
- the pelF gene encoding GT4 family glycosyltransferase PelF, producing MSQGRRVTMLTEGTYPHVHGGVSTWCDQLVRGMPEVDFTVISLTGSGREPVTWELPPNVRAHTVVPLWGPRPGRGRSPRRGADRSRFLDTLERFLLSLLAPEAHADFGPALDELADEARGGRLSAALRTEAAVRTLMRLWTRQSLPTAAAGPTVHDALTAVDLLEHALRPLAVRIPGGSVAHAVSSGLATLPALAAQRLDGVPFLLTEHGVYLRERYLGYRTEAPRWPVKALMLGFYRELNTLGYERADLITPCNHYNRRWEERGGALPGKIRTVYNGVDPRAFPHAGAEPSVPTLSWAGRIDPVKDLETLVRAFALARAEVPDLRLRLFGAAPAGCEWYATGLEKLAAELGVADGVFWEGRIDDVARAYAAGHVVMLSSISEGFPFSIIEAMSCGRTTVSTDVGGVREAVGDTGLVVPPREPEALAAAALELLRDDARRAELGRRARQRVVDLFTLRRSVDAFRQIYRELAGTPGAVYEPPAAETVADWTLELRDPWYQEHTAWGHHWSEPSASAGGGTR from the coding sequence ATGAGCCAGGGACGCCGTGTCACCATGCTCACCGAAGGCACCTATCCACACGTCCACGGCGGTGTCAGCACCTGGTGCGACCAACTGGTCCGGGGCATGCCCGAGGTCGACTTCACCGTCATCTCCCTCACCGGCAGCGGCCGTGAGCCCGTCACCTGGGAGCTGCCACCCAACGTCCGCGCCCACACCGTCGTTCCGCTGTGGGGGCCGCGGCCCGGCCGCGGCCGCTCCCCGCGCCGCGGCGCCGACCGCAGCCGCTTCCTCGACACCCTCGAGCGCTTCCTGCTGTCCCTGCTCGCCCCCGAGGCACACGCCGACTTCGGCCCCGCGCTCGACGAGCTGGCCGACGAGGCGCGCGGGGGCCGGCTCTCCGCCGCACTCCGCACCGAGGCCGCCGTCCGCACCCTGATGCGCCTGTGGACCCGGCAATCCCTGCCCACCGCCGCCGCCGGACCCACCGTCCACGACGCCCTCACCGCGGTCGACCTGCTCGAACACGCTCTGCGCCCGCTGGCGGTGCGCATCCCGGGGGGCAGCGTCGCCCACGCCGTCAGCAGCGGCCTCGCCACCCTGCCCGCACTCGCCGCACAGCGCCTGGACGGGGTGCCGTTCCTCCTCACCGAGCACGGCGTCTATCTGCGCGAGCGCTACCTCGGATACCGCACCGAGGCACCGCGCTGGCCGGTCAAGGCGCTGATGCTCGGCTTCTACCGCGAGCTCAACACACTCGGCTACGAGCGCGCCGATCTGATCACCCCGTGCAACCACTACAACCGGCGCTGGGAGGAGCGCGGCGGCGCGCTCCCCGGAAAGATCCGCACGGTCTACAACGGCGTCGACCCGCGCGCCTTCCCGCACGCCGGGGCCGAACCGTCCGTGCCCACCCTCAGCTGGGCCGGCCGGATCGACCCCGTCAAGGACCTCGAGACGCTGGTCCGTGCCTTCGCCCTGGCCCGGGCGGAGGTCCCGGACCTGCGGCTGCGGCTGTTCGGCGCGGCGCCGGCCGGGTGCGAGTGGTACGCCACCGGGCTGGAGAAGCTGGCCGCCGAACTGGGCGTCGCCGACGGGGTGTTCTGGGAGGGCCGGATCGACGACGTGGCGCGCGCGTACGCCGCGGGGCACGTCGTGATGCTCTCCAGCATCAGCGAGGGCTTCCCGTTCTCGATCATCGAGGCGATGTCCTGCGGGCGCACGACGGTGTCCACCGACGTGGGCGGGGTGCGCGAGGCCGTCGGCGACACCGGCCTGGTGGTCCCGCCGCGCGAGCCCGAGGCGCTGGCCGCCGCCGCCCTGGAACTGCTCCGGGACGACGCGCGCCGCGCCGAACTGGGCCGCCGTGCCCGGCAGCGGGTCGTGGACCTCTTCACCCTGAGGCGTTCGGTGGACGCCTTCCGGCAGATCTACCGGGAGCTCGCCGGTACGCCGGGGGCGGTGTACGAGCCGCCGGCCGCCGAGACGGTCGCCGACTGGACCCTGGAGCTGAGGGACCCCTGGTACCAGGAGCACACGGCCTGGGGGCACCACTGGTCCGAACCCTCCGCGTCCGCCGGAGGGGGCACCCGGTGA
- a CDS encoding leucyl aminopeptidase yields MTALTLSTAGAATLRADAVVVGVAKGTKGPVVAAGAEAVDAAFDGKLATVLETLGASGTEGEVTKLPAPSGLKAPVVIAVGLGAAPEKDDAYPAESLRRAAGSAARALAGSKKAAFALPVEAAEDAQAIAEGALLGAYAFTAYQDEKNAKKPLAEVALLGTKPRDKAFKAAAERAVAVAGEMNRARDLINTPPNDLYPESFAAVATAAGKEHGLKVQVWDEKALVKGGFGGILGVGQGAAHGPRLVKLAYTHPDAEKSLALVGKGITYDSGGISLKPAGHNETMKCDMSGAAAVFAAVVAVARLGLRVNLTGWLALAENMPSGNATRPGDVLRMYSGKTVEVLNTDAEGRLVLADAITKASEENPDAIVDVATLTGAMVLALGHRRFGIMSNDEAFRTSVHEIAEEAGEDSWPMPLPADLRKGMDSPTADIANMGERMGGGLVAGLFLKEFVGEGITWAHLDIAGPAFHEGAPFGYTPKGGTGSAVRTLVRLAERTAHGDLG; encoded by the coding sequence GTGACTGCTCTCACTCTCAGCACAGCCGGCGCTGCGACGCTGCGCGCCGACGCGGTCGTCGTCGGCGTCGCCAAGGGCACCAAGGGCCCGGTCGTCGCAGCCGGCGCCGAGGCCGTGGACGCGGCGTTCGACGGGAAGCTCGCCACCGTCCTCGAGACCCTCGGCGCCTCCGGTACCGAGGGCGAGGTGACCAAGCTGCCCGCGCCGTCGGGCCTGAAGGCCCCGGTCGTGATCGCGGTCGGGCTCGGCGCCGCGCCGGAGAAGGACGACGCGTATCCGGCCGAGTCGCTGCGCCGCGCCGCCGGTTCCGCCGCCCGCGCGCTGGCCGGCTCGAAGAAGGCCGCGTTCGCGCTGCCGGTCGAGGCCGCCGAGGACGCCCAGGCGATCGCGGAGGGCGCCCTGCTGGGCGCGTACGCCTTCACCGCCTACCAGGACGAGAAGAACGCCAAGAAGCCGCTGGCCGAGGTGGCGCTGCTGGGCACCAAGCCGCGCGACAAGGCCTTCAAGGCCGCCGCGGAGCGTGCCGTCGCCGTGGCCGGCGAGATGAACCGCGCCCGCGACCTGATCAACACACCGCCGAACGACCTCTACCCCGAGTCGTTCGCCGCCGTCGCCACCGCCGCCGGCAAGGAGCACGGCCTCAAGGTGCAGGTCTGGGACGAGAAGGCGCTCGTCAAGGGGGGCTTCGGCGGCATCCTCGGCGTCGGCCAGGGCGCGGCCCACGGCCCGCGCCTGGTGAAGCTGGCGTACACGCACCCGGACGCGGAGAAGTCCCTCGCGCTCGTCGGCAAGGGCATCACCTACGACTCCGGCGGCATCTCGCTGAAGCCGGCCGGCCACAACGAGACGATGAAGTGCGACATGAGCGGCGCCGCCGCCGTGTTCGCCGCCGTCGTCGCGGTGGCCCGGCTCGGGCTGCGCGTGAACCTCACCGGCTGGCTGGCGCTGGCCGAGAACATGCCGTCGGGCAACGCCACCCGGCCCGGCGACGTCCTGCGCATGTACAGCGGCAAGACGGTCGAGGTGCTCAACACCGACGCGGAGGGCCGTCTGGTGCTGGCCGACGCGATCACCAAGGCCTCGGAGGAGAACCCGGACGCGATCGTGGACGTGGCGACGCTGACCGGCGCGATGGTCCTGGCGCTGGGCCACCGGCGCTTCGGGATCATGTCCAACGACGAGGCGTTCCGCACCTCGGTCCACGAGATCGCGGAGGAGGCCGGCGAGGACTCCTGGCCGATGCCGCTCCCCGCGGACCTGCGCAAGGGCATGGACTCCCCGACCGCCGACATCGCGAACATGGGCGAGCGGATGGGCGGTGGCCTGGTCGCGGGACTGTTCCTGAAGGAGTTCGTCGGCGAGGGCATCACCTGGGCCCACCTGGACATCGCGGGCCCGGCCTTCCACGAGGGCGCGCCGTTCGGCTACACCCCCAAGGGCGGCACCGGCTCCGCGGTCCGCACCCTGGTCAGGCTGGCCGAGCGCACGGCCCACGGCGACCTGGGCTGA